From Epinephelus lanceolatus isolate andai-2023 chromosome 2, ASM4190304v1, whole genome shotgun sequence, one genomic window encodes:
- the gnao1b gene encoding guanine nucleotide binding protein (G protein), alpha activating activity polypeptide O, b — MGCTLSAEERAALDRSKAIEKNLKEDGMVAAKDVKLLLLGGGESGKSTIVKQMKIIHEDGFSGDDVKQYKPVVYSNTIQSLAAILRAMDSLGIEFGDKDRKADAKLVCDVVSRMEDTEPYSAELLTAMKRVWADAGTQECFSRAREYQLNDSAQYYLDSLDRIGAADYQPTEQDILRTRVKTTGIVETHFTFKNLHFRLFDVGGQRSERKKWIHCFEDVTAIIFCVALSGYDQVLHEDETTNRMHESLMLFDSICNNKFFIDTSIILFLNKKDLFGEKIKKSPLTICFPEYTGANTYDDATAYIQVQFESKNRSPNKEIYCHLTCATDTGNIQVVFDAVTDIIIANNLRGCGLY, encoded by the exons ATGGGATGTACACTGAGCGCCGAGGAGCGCGCTGCTCTGGACCGGAGCAAGGCCATCGAGAAGAACCTGAAGGAGGACGGGATGGTCGCCGCCAAGGACGTCAAACTGCTTCTGCTCG GCGGCGGAGAGTCCGGTAAAAGCACCATCGTCAAACAGATGAA GATTATCCATGAAGATGGCTTTTCTGGGGATGATGTGAAGCAGTATAAGCCAGTGGTCTACAGCAACACCATCCAGAGCTTGGCGGCCATCCTCCGAGCCATGGACTCACTGGGCATCGAGTTTGGAGACAAGGATAGAAAA GCTGATGCTAAGCTGGTGTGCGATGTGGTCAGTCGTATGGAGGACACAGAGCCGTACTCTGCAGAGCTTCTTACTGCTATGAAGCGTGTATGGGCCGATGCTGGGACTCAGGAGTGTTTCAGCCGTGCCCGGGAATATCAGCTCAACGACTCGGCTCAATA CTACCTGGACAGTCTAGACCGGATCGGGGCAGCAGACTACCAGCCCACAGAGCAGGATATCCTGAGAACCCGAGTGAAGACCACTGGTATCGTCGAAACCCACTTTACCTTCAAAAACCTCCATTTCAG GCTGTTTGACGtggggggtcagaggtcagagaggaAGAAGTGGATCCACTGCTTTGAAGATGTGACGGCCATTATCTTCTGCGTTGCGCTGAGTGGATACGACCAGGTGCTCCATGAAGATGAAACGACT AACCGCATGCATGAGTCTCTCATGCTCTTTGACTCCATCTGTAACAACAAGTTCTTCATCGACACCTccatcatcctcttcctcaACAAGAAGGATCTGTTCGGTGAGAAGATTAAGAAGTCACCGCTGACGATCTGTTTTCCAGAATACACAG GTGCTAATACTTACGACGATGCTACTGCATATATTCAGGTTCAGTTTGAGAGTAAGAACCGCTCTCCCAATAAGGAGATCTACTGTCACCTGACCTGTGCCACAGACACAGGAAACATCCAGGTAGTGTTTGATGCCGTCACTGACATCATTATTGCAAACAACCTTAGAGGGTGTGGCTTATACTGA
- the tradd gene encoding tumor necrosis factor receptor type 1-associated DEATH domain protein yields the protein MADKNVDHGPWTGCAVIFLQSLCPGVNLLSLFKDREQGKFIVFKVIKLTLIDSAGGLAGYQILKVHDADPFLGVEVKFEDVAACQQFLESYSSGAVRQSLSQHACRLLALPQEFTVETQLKAGTHILDLYLDELELCLQHIHLSQPERLRDEEIDHLEEQLQNQALGPAPQPPPLAQEESPIPSNCFKFQNKVFEDRTLTAADVQSFSNGVGRQWKHVGRALGKSCRALKGPAIDNLAYEYEREGLYEQAYQLLNRFIQAEGRAAKLSRLVKALEDCKLTSLAENILDLQP from the exons ATGGCAGACAAGAATGTGGATCATGGACCGTGGACAGGATGTGCCGTCATATTTCTGCAGTCACTCTGTCCTGGTGTCAACCTGCTCTCTCTCTTCAAAGACAGAGAACAGGGAAAGTTCATCGTTTTCAAAGTCATCAAGCTGACACTTATAG ATTCTGCAGGAGGTCTGGCTGGTTATCAGATACTTAAAGTCCACGATGCCGACCCCTTTCTGGGGGTGGAGGTGAAGTTTGAGGATGTGGCAGCATGTCAGCAGTTCCTTGAGAGCTACAGCTCTGGAGCAGTGCGTCAGTCCCTCTCTCAACACGCCTGCCGGCTCCTTGCTCTTCCCCAGGAGTTCACAGTGGAAACTCAGCTCAAGGCAGGCACACACATTTTGGATCTCTATCTGGACGAGCTGGAGCTTTGCCTACAGCACATCCACCTGTCACAG CCGGAGCGTCTGCGCGATGAAGAGATTGATCATctggaggagcagctgcagaatCAGGCCCTCGGCCCTGCACCACAACCTCCTCCCCTCGCACAGGAGGAGTCTCCCATCCCCAGCAACTGCTTCAAGTTTCAGAATAAAGTGTTTG AGGACCGAACGCTGACAGCGGCAGATGTTCAGAGCTTTTCCAACGGAGTGGGCCGTCAGTGGAAGCATGTAGGGAGGGCCCTGGGGAAGAGCTGCCGTGCTCTGAAGGGTCCGGCTATAGACAACCTGGCCTACGAGTATGAGAGAGAAGGGCTGTATGAGCAAGCCTATCAGCTGCTCAACCGCTTCATCCAGGCGGAGGGGAGAGCGGCGAAGCTGAGCCGGCTGGTCAAAGCACTGGAGGACTGCAAACTCACCAGCCTGGCTGAAAATATTCTGGACTTACAGCCATGA
- the ogfod1 gene encoding prolyl 3-hydroxylase OGFOD1 yields the protein MASKRRPGESVKTEQKKKKTKSCEETAELCPVLGDEQVKRTVKEAWRQRTDCSHGDLELDFHPFPHCIIRNFLSSETFVENLQKELLELNFHEKSNDLYKFKQSDDLKKRTEPHITGLRAALFGHFGSWLGDVLGVELEPTVDISCAKYEYTDVLLCHDDELEGRRVAFILYLVPPWQSSDGGTLDLYTTDSNFQPQSIVKSLVPSLNTLVLFEVSPVSFHQVSEVLTQDKCRLSLSGWFHGPSLERPPRHIEAPVPRSPHLPRDETLLLEWVNPVYLDISYQEQIQEEFEESSEIQLKDFLKEEKFREVSEALRLTQIEWTKRGPPNKRCYEVASLETFPECVSACWELLRSEAFFLLLSNFTGLRLHFLCPADDDDDENKDEEKDNVQEGEATGSSTESPSANTSREKELSTPVCCGELRRWSHGGYTLLHDAEAAQADYALDLILPFCGADWQSEFGGFTCYVANEEDEELLTVYPEDNSLALVYRDKETLKFVKHVNHKSSSGSADNSTCRAFHDFSFVYYE from the exons ATGGCGTCTAAACGCCGACCGGGTGAGAGCGTGAAGacagagcagaagaagaagaagacgaagagcTGTGAGGAGACAGCTGAACTTTGTCCGGTGCTGGGAGACGAGCAGGTGAAGAGGACCGTGAAGGAGGCGTGGAGACAGAGGACTGACTGCTCCCACG GGGATCTGGAGTTGGACTTCCACCCCTTCCCTCACTGCATCATCAGGAACTTCCTCAGCAGCGAGACCTTTGTGGAGAACCTGCAGAAGGAACTGCTGGAGCTCAACTTCCACGAGAAGTCAAACGATCTGTACAAATTCAAACAG TCGGATGACCTGAAGAAGAGAACAGAGCCACATATCACAGGACTGAG ggCAGCACTGTTCGGGCATTTCGGCTCCTGGCTCGGGGATGTGTTGGGGGTTGAACTGGAGCCCACAGTGGATATTTCTTGTGCCAAATATGAGTACACAG ATGTTCTTTTGTGTCATGATGATGAATTGGAGGGGAGGCGCGTTGCTTTCATTCTGTATCTCGTGCCTCCGTGGCAGAGCAGCGATGGAGGAACCCTCGATCTCTACACaacagaca GTAATTTCCAACCGCAGAGCATAGTGAAGTCGCTCGTTCCTTCTTTGAACACACTCGTTCTCTTTGAAGTGTCTCCGGTCTCCTTTCACCAG GTGTCAGAGGTTTTGACGCAGGACAAGTGTCGTCTGTCTCTGAGCGGCTGGTTTCACGGGCCATCTTTGGAGCGTCCTCCTCGCCACATAGAGGCCCCCGTCCCACGGAGCCCACACTTACCCAGAGAT GAAACGTTGCTGCTGGAGTGGGTCAATCCAGTGTACCTGGACATATCCTACCAAGAGCAGATTCAGGAGGAGTTTGAGGAGAGCTCTGAAATTCAGCTCAAAGATTTTCTCAAG GAGGAGAAGTTCAGGGAGGTGAGTGAAGCACTGAGACTCACTCAGATTGAGTGGACGAAGAGAGGTCCGCCTAATAAAAG ATGCTATGAAGTGGCCTCTCTGGAAACCTTCCcagagtgtgtgagtgcatgttgGGAGCTGCTTCGATCAGAGGCGTTCTTCCTCCTTCTGTCCAACTTCACCGGCCTTCGATTGCATTTCCTGTGTCCTGCTGATGACGACGACGATGAGAATAAAGATGAAGAGAAAGACAATGTACAGGAGGGAGAAGCCACTGGGTCTTCGACTGAATCCCCATCAGCAAACACGAGCAGAgagaaag AACTGAGCACGCCCGTGTGTTGTGGTGAACTGCGCCGATGGTCTCATGGCGGCTACACTCTGTTGCATGATGCAGAAGCAGCGCAGGCGGACTACGCTCTGGACCTCATTTTACCTTTTTGTGGTGCAG ACTGGCAGTCAGAGTTTGGGGGCTTCACGTGTTATGTTGCCAatgaagaggatgaggag CTCCTGACAGTGTATCCAGAAGATAATTCCCTCGCCCTCGTCTACAGAGACAAAGAAACCCTCAAATTTGTCAAACATGTCAACCACAAAAGCTCCTCTGGTTCTGCTGACAACTCTACCTGCAGAGCATTTCATGACTTCTCTTTTGTGtattatgaataa